One Fuerstiella marisgermanici DNA window includes the following coding sequences:
- a CDS encoding Bax inhibitor-1/YccA family protein: protein MRSSNPALSENVFHNFESYGDTTVMTVTGTAIKTMIAIVLAFATAIFTWKQHEAGNSIQGLMIGGLIVGLIAAIATMFKKNWAPITTPIYALAEGCFLGGISAIIQEQLNARMADAPPIAFQACVLTFGTLAVMMTVYQTGLIKVTDKLRMGVVAATGGIALLYLVSMVMSFFGSGIAFIHSAGPFGIAFSVFVVGLAAFNLLLDFDLIDRLTASRAPKHMEWYGAFALMVTLVWLYIEILRLLSKLNRRD from the coding sequence ATGAGATCCTCCAACCCCGCTCTGAGCGAAAACGTTTTTCACAACTTTGAATCCTACGGTGACACCACTGTGATGACAGTCACGGGCACGGCGATCAAGACGATGATCGCCATCGTCCTGGCGTTTGCCACGGCGATTTTCACATGGAAGCAACATGAAGCCGGCAACTCTATTCAGGGTCTGATGATCGGGGGGCTAATCGTTGGACTGATTGCAGCCATTGCGACGATGTTCAAGAAAAACTGGGCACCAATTACGACGCCCATTTACGCTTTGGCCGAAGGCTGCTTCCTGGGAGGAATTTCGGCCATCATTCAGGAACAACTGAACGCTCGGATGGCCGATGCACCGCCGATCGCGTTTCAGGCGTGCGTTCTTACGTTTGGAACACTGGCCGTGATGATGACGGTGTACCAAACCGGCCTCATTAAAGTGACCGACAAACTCCGCATGGGTGTCGTTGCTGCCACCGGCGGGATCGCCCTACTCTACCTGGTTTCGATGGTGATGAGCTTCTTTGGTTCAGGTATCGCCTTCATTCACAGTGCCGGCCCATTCGGCATCGCGTTTAGCGTGTTCGTTGTCGGCTTGGCCGCGTTCAACCTCCTGTTGGATTTTGACCTCATCGATCGCCTCACCGCCAGTCGAGCTCCCAAACACATGGAATGGTATGGCGCGTTCGCATTGATGGTGACGCTGGTCTGGCTGTACATCGAAATCCTGCGTCTGCTGTC